Proteins encoded within one genomic window of candidate division WOR-3 bacterium:
- a CDS encoding nitroreductase family protein: MSVKEIIEKRRAYRSLQPFEVTKELIDDLVYCASLAPSCMNNQPWRFVFVYDRNLLEQILSVMPKGNQWAKNAGMIIAVFSKKDMDCVLEDNREYFLFDMGMATAFLILRATELGLVAHPIAGYDPVKVKEILGIPQEMVLIALVIVGKKSEEISPLLSEKQILGEKQRPERLPFEKIAFINRYSSSE, encoded by the coding sequence GTGAGCGTGAAAGAAATAATCGAAAAAAGGAGGGCTTATAGGTCACTTCAGCCCTTCGAAGTAACCAAGGAACTCATTGATGACCTTGTATATTGTGCTTCGCTTGCTCCTTCCTGTATGAACAATCAGCCGTGGCGTTTCGTTTTTGTATACGATCGAAACCTTTTGGAACAAATTTTGTCGGTTATGCCTAAGGGCAACCAGTGGGCGAAAAATGCCGGGATGATAATTGCCGTTTTTTCTAAGAAGGATATGGATTGTGTCCTCGAGGATAACAGGGAATATTTTCTTTTTGACATGGGTATGGCTACAGCCTTTCTTATTTTAAGGGCCACTGAGCTCGGACTTGTCGCACATCCTATCGCTGGATATGATCCTGTTAAGGTTAAAGAAATACTCGGGATTCCACAGGAGATGGTCTTGATTGCCCTTGTAATAGTGGGCAAGAAATCAGAGGAAATTTCCCCTCTCCTTTCGGAGAAGCAGATACTGGGAGAGAAGCAAAGACCTGAGAGGCTCCCTTTTGAGAAGATAGCTTTTATCAATAGGTATTCCTCTAGTGAGTAG
- the bcp gene encoding thioredoxin-dependent thiol peroxidase, with translation MLKEGDLAPDFCLPDEEGKEVCLSSLKGKWVILYFYPKDNTSGCTKEAISFTERIEDFKRLNAEVLGLSKDSVKSHLSFKNKHGLKVKLLSDESAEVLKKYGAWGKKKMYGREVEGTIRTTFLIDPNGRIRKIWCNVKVEGHVDQVFEALKELIKEGV, from the coding sequence ATGTTAAAAGAAGGGGATCTTGCCCCTGACTTCTGCCTTCCCGATGAGGAAGGTAAAGAGGTTTGCCTGAGCTCCCTAAAGGGGAAGTGGGTTATCCTTTATTTTTACCCTAAGGATAATACATCCGGGTGTACGAAAGAGGCGATCAGTTTCACTGAGAGGATAGAGGATTTTAAAAGGCTGAATGCAGAAGTTTTAGGTTTAAGTAAGGATAGTGTAAAGAGCCACCTGTCTTTTAAAAACAAACACGGGCTAAAGGTTAAACTTCTCTCTGATGAATCCGCTGAAGTTTTGAAGAAATATGGCGCATGGGGTAAAAAGAAAATGTATGGTAGAGAAGTTGAAGGGACGATAAGAACCACCTTTTTAATTGACCCTAACGGGCGGATACGAAAAATTTGGTGCAATGTTAAAGTTGAAGGCCATGTTGATCAGGTCTTTGAAGCTTTAAAGGAACTAATAAAGGAGGGAGTGTGA
- a CDS encoding GGDEF domain-containing protein, with protein MLNRSRLRLWYDLLIGLTGVLTSTVLVILKRPAFPQFFLYVFICVISALGALWIVTFRSTILSFEIALFFFVTITFGPYVGSFTAMIVILLVWVGKALYSYVKKEGDPLYTLRAGFFNSGLYGILYLLGGVVYTALGKGFWGSLLSILVIIVTNEFIFVIKEILRGQNILDYLKNEALPSDFVELLIFPLGISISLLFSAYGFSAVVPVVAVILLLAYIGHQYSLYQQELKENLSTMDRLNEIQGMLNRLTEPQEILDYSLASISSIVPASFVAVRILRKLSYLSKLKIYRDGEIRTIDEEEFNNLSWDLIFNLIQDELILGELFIGLKQRVPRSLTSALENLVGVINASLNRSITYKESILDGLTGLYTRRFFEERIKSYIAQSKREKMPFTIVLFDVDKLKYVNDTFGHLKGDELLVSFSKILREHTRESDLCARWGGDEFVVVLYGVRESEAESIARRVVEEFGKVKFKGMGGEFVASCTYACKQFDPEFPATPQELFYLVDSILIAKKKNKQ; from the coding sequence ATGTTAAATCGCAGTAGGTTGAGATTGTGGTATGATCTTCTGATAGGCCTTACCGGAGTGTTAACTTCCACGGTTTTGGTTATTTTGAAAAGGCCGGCCTTTCCTCAGTTTTTTCTGTATGTGTTTATATGCGTTATATCCGCTTTGGGTGCACTCTGGATTGTGACCTTTAGATCTACCATACTATCTTTTGAAATCGCTCTTTTCTTCTTTGTAACAATCACTTTCGGGCCTTACGTTGGAAGTTTTACTGCAATGATTGTTATCCTTTTGGTTTGGGTTGGTAAGGCACTTTATAGTTATGTTAAAAAGGAAGGGGATCCGTTATATACCCTTAGGGCTGGATTTTTTAACTCGGGGCTTTACGGAATCCTTTATCTTTTAGGTGGTGTTGTTTACACCGCACTTGGGAAAGGTTTCTGGGGATCCCTTCTTTCCATCCTTGTAATTATAGTGACGAATGAATTCATTTTTGTTATTAAGGAGATCCTGCGTGGTCAAAATATCTTGGATTACTTGAAGAACGAGGCATTACCCAGCGATTTTGTCGAGCTTTTAATATTTCCCCTTGGAATCAGTATTAGTCTTTTATTCAGTGCCTATGGATTTTCTGCGGTTGTTCCCGTCGTCGCGGTAATTCTTCTTCTGGCCTACATTGGTCATCAGTATTCTTTGTATCAACAGGAATTAAAGGAGAATCTTTCAACCATGGACAGGCTGAATGAAATTCAGGGGATGCTTAACAGGCTAACGGAACCTCAAGAGATTCTGGATTATTCCCTTGCCAGCATCTCGAGTATCGTTCCCGCTTCCTTTGTTGCAGTAAGAATATTAAGGAAGCTCTCTTATTTGAGTAAACTAAAGATTTATAGGGATGGGGAAATCAGGACAATTGACGAAGAAGAATTTAACAATCTCTCCTGGGATTTGATTTTTAATCTTATTCAGGATGAGCTAATTCTCGGAGAGCTATTTATTGGATTAAAGCAAAGGGTTCCAAGGAGCCTTACATCGGCTCTGGAAAATCTGGTGGGAGTAATTAACGCCAGTCTAAATAGGAGTATCACTTATAAGGAGTCGATTCTCGACGGCCTTACGGGTCTTTATACCAGACGGTTCTTTGAAGAGAGGATAAAATCTTATATAGCTCAAAGTAAAAGGGAGAAAATGCCTTTTACTATTGTCTTATTCGACGTTGACAAGTTAAAGTACGTTAACGATACCTTTGGGCACTTAAAGGGTGATGAATTGTTAGTGTCTTTTTCGAAAATTTTAAGGGAACATACAAGGGAATCTGACCTTTGTGCCAGGTGGGGCGGAGATGAATTTGTTGTCGTTCTTTATGGTGTAAGGGAAAGCGAGGCGGAAAGCATTGCAAGAAGGGTGGTGGAGGAATTTGGGAAGGTTAAATTTAAGGGCATGGGAGGAGAATTTGTGGCAAGTTGCACATATGCCTGTAAGCAGTTTGATCCTGAATTCCCAGCTACGCCACAAGAATTATTTTACCTTGTAGATTCAATCTTGATTGCTAAGAAAAAGAACAAGCAATAA
- a CDS encoding arsenate reductase ArsC: MKKKVLFICTHNSARSQMAEAFLNHLYPEKFQAFSAGTKPGSLNPYVVKVMEEIGIDMSGHRSKSVEEFIGETFDYVVTVCDQAKESCPFFPGAKEYLHQSFPDPSSFQGTEEEKLEFTRMVRDKIRAFVEEFFGKI; the protein is encoded by the coding sequence ATGAAGAAGAAAGTTCTTTTTATCTGCACCCACAATTCAGCCCGGTCACAGATGGCCGAGGCTTTTCTGAATCATCTTTACCCTGAAAAGTTTCAGGCTTTTAGCGCTGGCACCAAACCCGGAAGCCTGAACCCTTACGTCGTAAAGGTTATGGAAGAAATTGGGATAGATATGTCAGGCCACAGATCTAAGAGCGTTGAGGAGTTCATCGGTGAAACCTTTGACTATGTGGTGACGGTTTGCGACCAGGCAAAGGAATCCTGCCCTTTCTTTCCGGGTGCTAAGGAGTATTTACACCAGAGCTTTCCTGATCCCTCCTCTTTTCAAGGAACTGAAGAAGAAAAACTGGAGTTTACGAGGATGGTCAGGGATAAGATAAGGGCTTTTGTAGAAGAGTTTTTTGGGAAAATTTAG
- a CDS encoding DUF505 domain-containing protein gives MVIKKQHAILLQKLLKDEENKLPYTALEEVDELVARELELMGLVRFSAPLQLTLTYVGRDLANLLRELYEIGPQPFAEKEEEVKGNIVIREARGLNPPEAWDGDFRFLGSEIIAMLESADLAGRVGPEGVEPLMVRGLASRVYDRERKKEYVTLTKQGKIALEIYRNAEPNLEIDASLADLIRRLPMGPAESSRLVASDHEKHLLEGMRLIAYSVPKSEIFAFTALGQAVKRTLTLGGFGEGVVLSRDILISLAEYLDTEKLPESAITILQSLGYLGPSGELLPAGEFAMEAFRLLKDRPQGLAVAFDLEKDEVDVLKAIKDLWEKAKSNPEERPTFDNLKKEMIKRKSAEYKIMKEKYGEKFEEIIEEYRDIARNFFYATDLNAWYVENFDLRAFLHSLESFQLIRSEKDEKGKEVFTLTEFGRKVLEDEAEQVSAPAVKAITTPRKAFAAPNLEWYNLALKEGLVGTGGPSRRGNLYADLAEKVYRLPFLTKYEYMVFSVIPEKGITLSEIYDLLKDELPAWKIRFAINKLEARRLIEVLPDGNVVETEAGKLLDQALLSVPKGAGFPVTPIVVRVLQALKNVGTLYVKEQKVRILPRNVAEAKRISGLSDETFAEALQVARLFGYVGYNNLTDTGMILLEAVEKMNTPVATRYVEESY, from the coding sequence ATGGTAATTAAGAAACAACATGCAATATTGCTTCAAAAACTGTTAAAAGATGAGGAAAACAAACTTCCCTACACAGCCTTAGAAGAGGTGGACGAACTTGTGGCTCGGGAGCTGGAGCTTATGGGGCTTGTAAGATTCTCTGCCCCACTTCAGCTAACCCTGACTTACGTTGGACGAGACCTTGCCAACCTTCTCCGAGAATTGTACGAAATAGGTCCTCAGCCCTTTGCTGAGAAGGAAGAAGAAGTAAAAGGAAACATAGTAATCAGAGAAGCAAGAGGGCTCAATCCTCCTGAGGCTTGGGACGGTGACTTCCGTTTCCTCGGTTCAGAGATCATAGCGATGTTAGAGTCAGCTGACCTTGCAGGTCGTGTTGGACCAGAGGGAGTAGAACCCCTTATGGTACGCGGCTTGGCCTCCAGAGTTTATGACAGGGAGCGAAAAAAGGAATATGTAACCCTTACAAAACAGGGGAAGATAGCTTTAGAAATTTATAGAAATGCTGAGCCCAACCTGGAAATTGATGCCTCCTTAGCCGATCTTATACGGAGATTGCCCATGGGTCCTGCCGAGAGCTCCCGCCTTGTTGCTTCAGACCATGAAAAACACCTCCTCGAAGGGATGCGCCTTATAGCTTATTCCGTTCCCAAATCTGAAATTTTTGCCTTTACTGCCCTCGGCCAGGCAGTCAAGAGGACACTCACCCTTGGAGGATTTGGGGAAGGTGTTGTATTATCAAGGGATATCTTAATATCCTTAGCCGAATATTTAGACACGGAGAAATTGCCCGAATCTGCAATCACAATTCTACAATCCCTTGGCTACCTTGGACCTTCGGGAGAGCTTCTCCCTGCAGGTGAATTCGCTATGGAAGCCTTCCGTTTACTTAAAGACCGTCCACAGGGATTAGCAGTTGCCTTCGACTTAGAGAAAGATGAAGTAGATGTGTTAAAAGCAATTAAAGACCTGTGGGAAAAGGCCAAGAGTAATCCTGAGGAAAGGCCAACCTTTGATAACCTGAAAAAAGAGATGATAAAACGAAAAAGTGCCGAATACAAGATAATGAAGGAAAAATATGGCGAGAAATTTGAAGAAATCATAGAGGAGTACAGAGACATTGCCAGAAACTTCTTCTACGCCACAGACCTGAATGCCTGGTATGTTGAAAACTTCGATCTAAGAGCCTTTTTACATAGTTTAGAGAGTTTCCAGCTCATTAGAAGTGAAAAAGATGAAAAAGGAAAAGAAGTGTTCACCTTGACGGAATTTGGAAGAAAGGTTTTAGAAGACGAGGCTGAACAGGTCAGTGCCCCTGCAGTTAAAGCGATCACCACCCCGAGAAAGGCCTTCGCAGCACCCAATTTGGAGTGGTACAACCTCGCTCTCAAGGAAGGTTTGGTCGGGACTGGTGGACCTTCTCGCAGAGGTAACCTCTATGCAGACCTTGCTGAAAAGGTTTACAGACTGCCATTCCTTACAAAGTACGAGTACATGGTATTTTCAGTTATACCTGAAAAGGGCATAACATTATCGGAGATTTATGATCTATTGAAAGACGAACTCCCGGCGTGGAAAATAAGATTCGCTATCAACAAACTGGAAGCAAGGCGTTTAATTGAGGTACTTCCCGATGGAAATGTGGTAGAGACTGAAGCGGGCAAGTTGTTAGACCAGGCCTTACTCTCAGTTCCCAAGGGCGCAGGATTCCCGGTAACGCCAATTGTAGTAAGGGTATTACAAGCCCTTAAAAACGTGGGCACTCTGTATGTAAAGGAGCAAAAGGTGCGCATACTCCCACGGAATGTTGCAGAAGCAAAAAGGATATCAGGCCTATCCGACGAAACCTTTGCGGAGGCACTGCAAGTAGCACGACTTTTCGGATATGTTGGCTACAACAATTTAACAGATACTGGAATGATACTTTTAGAAGCGGTTGAAAAGATGAACACACCGGTCGCAACAAGGTATGTAGAAGAAAGTTATTAG
- the cas6 gene encoding CRISPR-associated endoribonuclease Cas6: MRLKIRLKSENGISVFPLHYNSLIQAFIYKNLDDWLAEKLHNEGFKDPASKRQIKFFTFSRLIPSEKAKIRAKHIIFHGDIYLIVASPYNEFIQSFASNLLKKNSIELGNEILEFASIEVEATPEYQEKVLVKTLSPITVYSTVTTADSRKKVYYYSPFEDDFEKLLLQNLKRKARIWFGEEIEGGSIKPYKVSKKDERILNYDGYVIKGWDGIFELSLPPKLYQMAFEAGLGAKNSQGFGCAEIWRE; encoded by the coding sequence ATGCGTTTAAAGATTCGTTTAAAATCAGAAAATGGAATATCAGTATTCCCCCTACATTACAACTCCTTAATTCAGGCCTTTATTTACAAGAACCTTGACGACTGGCTTGCGGAAAAATTACACAACGAGGGATTTAAAGATCCAGCCTCTAAGAGGCAAATAAAATTTTTCACCTTTTCACGTTTAATCCCATCTGAAAAAGCAAAGATAAGAGCAAAACATATAATCTTTCATGGAGATATCTATCTCATCGTTGCCTCACCTTACAATGAATTTATCCAGTCCTTTGCATCGAACCTGCTTAAGAAGAACAGTATAGAACTTGGTAACGAAATCCTCGAATTTGCCTCCATTGAAGTAGAGGCAACCCCAGAATACCAAGAAAAGGTTCTTGTAAAAACCCTATCACCCATTACGGTATATAGCACGGTCACAACCGCCGATAGTAGGAAAAAGGTCTATTATTACAGCCCCTTCGAGGACGATTTTGAAAAACTTCTTCTACAAAACTTAAAAAGGAAAGCCAGGATTTGGTTTGGTGAGGAAATAGAAGGAGGATCAATAAAGCCATACAAAGTAAGCAAAAAAGATGAAAGAATCCTAAATTATGATGGTTATGTAATAAAAGGGTGGGATGGTATTTTCGAACTAAGCCTACCCCCTAAGCTTTATCAGATGGCCTTTGAAGCAGGCCTCGGCGCAAAAAATTCTCAAGGATTTGGGTGTGCAGAAATTTGGAGGGAATGA
- the cas3 gene encoding CRISPR-associated helicase Cas3' has protein sequence MKDTEQEVFKKIFGFDPYPFQAEVFEKISNQKYPLLIKAPTGSGKTEAVLAPFLSQFLENKFYIAPRLIYVLPMRVMVNSITQRINEYAKRVSPYISVKIQHGDIPDAPFFIADIVVTTLDQFVYGFARASQQVGHHIDMPAGAIASSLVVFDEAHMYRDEFTFSIMRAIMEILYESKIPFVIMTATMPESLEKSLFENIKDYSKIIGEDVVSSKLQIKICDEPLYANNEVNIDDELLGIMKKKKTLIVLNQVKRAQKIYEEIKKRLGLNENQIVLLHSRFTKKDRERHENTALSLIPHKENGEVKIPEGVGIVVSTQVLEAGIDFSAELLLTEIAPADCLVQRAGRCARYEGEEGEMIIFPVEDKEGYRPYEKEHLDKTINWLRERLDENPKFNIKNFNEVLSFVDILDYHANDFEAKDTLIDLYECVLYADTKPQNIQVRNGKPVTLVVIDLSKGDGKKKEDIIRNSIRKIAANLRENSIDIDIGVAQQLQDNKDNKVLKYKLKYDHSSKNWDFEEIREIQPFNIYIIEKSHYDENLGVKNDTSYFI, from the coding sequence ATGAAAGATACCGAGCAGGAAGTCTTCAAAAAAATATTTGGTTTTGATCCTTATCCATTCCAAGCAGAGGTATTTGAAAAGATAAGCAATCAAAAATATCCCCTTCTAATTAAGGCACCAACTGGGTCTGGGAAGACAGAAGCTGTACTCGCTCCTTTTTTATCCCAATTCTTAGAAAACAAATTTTACATCGCCCCAAGACTGATTTATGTATTACCAATGAGGGTTATGGTAAACAGCATAACTCAAAGAATCAATGAATACGCTAAAAGAGTCTCACCTTACATTTCCGTAAAAATACAGCACGGTGATATCCCCGACGCACCCTTCTTCATTGCAGATATAGTGGTCACAACCCTTGACCAGTTTGTTTATGGATTTGCAAGGGCGAGTCAGCAGGTTGGACACCATATCGATATGCCTGCGGGTGCAATTGCCTCATCTCTTGTCGTTTTTGATGAAGCCCATATGTACAGAGATGAGTTTACTTTCTCAATCATGAGAGCCATAATGGAAATTCTCTACGAAAGCAAAATTCCATTTGTTATTATGACCGCCACAATGCCTGAAAGTCTTGAAAAGAGCCTTTTTGAAAATATTAAAGACTACTCTAAGATAATTGGAGAAGATGTTGTAAGTTCGAAATTACAGATCAAAATTTGTGATGAACCTTTATATGCAAATAATGAGGTTAATATAGATGATGAGCTCTTAGGAATAATGAAGAAAAAGAAGACCCTTATAGTTCTTAATCAGGTTAAAAGGGCACAGAAGATATATGAAGAAATAAAAAAGAGGTTAGGATTAAATGAGAACCAGATCGTTCTTCTTCATTCAAGATTTACGAAGAAAGATAGAGAAAGACACGAAAATACTGCTTTATCTTTAATCCCTCACAAAGAAAATGGGGAAGTTAAAATTCCTGAAGGGGTAGGAATTGTTGTCTCAACACAAGTTCTCGAGGCAGGGATTGATTTTTCAGCAGAACTTTTATTGACTGAGATTGCACCTGCAGACTGTCTTGTTCAAAGAGCAGGAAGGTGTGCAAGATATGAAGGGGAAGAAGGGGAGATGATAATTTTCCCGGTTGAAGACAAAGAGGGATATAGACCTTATGAAAAAGAACACTTAGATAAGACAATTAATTGGCTGAGAGAAAGGTTGGATGAAAATCCAAAGTTTAACATTAAAAATTTCAATGAAGTTTTGTCTTTTGTTGATATTCTCGATTATCATGCTAACGATTTTGAAGCAAAGGACACACTGATAGATTTATATGAGTGTGTGCTGTATGCAGATACAAAGCCGCAAAATATTCAAGTAAGAAACGGAAAACCAGTAACACTGGTAGTAATCGATCTTTCTAAGGGGGATGGCAAAAAGAAAGAAGACATTATTAGAAACAGCATCCGTAAAATCGCAGCAAATTTAAGAGAAAATTCGATAGATATTGATATTGGTGTTGCACAGCAACTTCAAGATAATAAAGATAATAAAGTTTTAAAATACAAATTAAAATACGATCACAGCTCCAAAAATTGGGATTTTGAAGAAATAAGAGAAATTCAGCCTTTCAACATTTATATCATTGAAAAAAGCCATTATGATGAGAATTTGGGGGTAAAAAATGACACATCCTACTTTATATAG
- a CDS encoding CRISPR-associated endonuclease Cas3'': MTHPTLYSAPEEEYTKHVEECLEKFDFIFPIWEHTIKRIFYLYTHNEIKFLLSQMLIFHDIGKLTAKWQETINRERKENKKIHKPFHAPIGAAYLYKKFTKENEMDDLKNAIVFAVAIHHTDSGLLGDNIERPDVQAILEGIVDSDGRVKWADETETLDEEFFPKELKELTIEDLKNMARGLRIWARSGGILEQHKKRIQAALIHHILKLCDISAASERKEYQKEDDENYFGGWLMVEEINGYVNNIQRRSYENQNHNTHLDRRY, encoded by the coding sequence ATGACACATCCTACTTTATATAGTGCACCAGAAGAAGAATACACAAAGCACGTTGAAGAGTGTTTAGAAAAGTTTGATTTTATCTTTCCTATCTGGGAGCATACCATTAAAAGAATTTTCTACTTGTATACCCACAATGAGATAAAGTTTTTATTAAGCCAAATGTTAATTTTCCATGATATTGGAAAATTAACTGCAAAATGGCAAGAAACTATTAACCGGGAAAGAAAAGAAAATAAAAAAATACATAAACCCTTTCATGCTCCAATCGGTGCAGCATATCTATATAAAAAGTTTACAAAAGAAAACGAAATGGATGATTTAAAAAATGCAATTGTCTTTGCCGTTGCCATTCATCATACTGACAGTGGGCTTCTTGGAGACAACATTGAAAGGCCGGATGTTCAGGCAATCCTTGAGGGAATTGTTGATTCTGACGGTAGAGTTAAATGGGCTGATGAGACGGAGACCTTGGATGAAGAATTCTTCCCAAAAGAGTTAAAGGAACTTACTATTGAAGATCTAAAAAACATGGCAAGGGGCTTAAGGATATGGGCGAGAAGCGGAGGAATTTTAGAACAGCACAAGAAAAGAATACAGGCAGCACTTATTCATCATATTTTAAAACTTTGCGACATCTCGGCTGCATCTGAAAGAAAAGAATATCAAAAAGAAGACGATGAAAATTATTTTGGGGGGTGGTTGATGGTGGAGGAGATAAACGGATATGTAAACAATATTCAAAGGAGAAGTTATGAAAATCAAAATCATAACACCCATTTGGACAGGAGATATTGA
- the cmr1 gene encoding type III-B CRISPR module RAMP protein Cmr1 — MKIKIITPIWTGDIDLKSDWLHSTGIIGSLRWWTEAILRGMRKFACDPAGDERCPKKIKDEMQYCPACLIFGATGIRRLFRLEISGGEKIFDGGAINIKPQQRNRGWYLGSGLKGEIDLNIIPLDRDFDENLVLVPLAIAAKWGGIGAKTQHGYGVVELIDKIELRFENFQGALDKILKSERLRKLNIKERNDTNDALPNIKEMFFAKVQFEVQNNDWWKEVDGIKPVSNDQRLEKWIETGSVPISPAIKNWLRYDDGKNLWQDMDTNKKERKENWLFGTTDRVCSSCYEKVNQDRNNRRNFWCSNCRKSLKKEETFERVASKINVSCAYRINNTTWEFRIWGWIPEGFQGFNRNNFLNNLKQALDGNGTRTIPWTSLLGKFTKNHKLKVWREFNPPNESVINNYLQSLLEDKGGS; from the coding sequence ATGAAAATCAAAATCATAACACCCATTTGGACAGGAGATATTGATTTAAAAAGTGATTGGCTTCACTCCACTGGAATTATAGGTTCTTTAAGATGGTGGACTGAAGCCATTTTAAGGGGTATGCGTAAATTTGCCTGCGACCCTGCTGGAGATGAACGTTGCCCAAAAAAGATAAAAGATGAAATGCAATATTGTCCTGCATGTCTTATTTTTGGAGCAACTGGAATAAGGAGACTTTTCAGGCTGGAAATAAGTGGTGGAGAAAAGATATTTGATGGTGGAGCAATTAACATAAAACCTCAACAAAGAAACAGAGGATGGTATCTGGGAAGTGGTCTTAAAGGAGAAATTGATTTGAACATAATTCCACTGGATAGGGATTTTGATGAAAACCTTGTGCTCGTTCCTTTAGCTATTGCTGCAAAGTGGGGTGGCATAGGAGCCAAAACACAACATGGATATGGAGTTGTGGAACTGATAGATAAAATCGAATTAAGGTTTGAAAACTTCCAAGGTGCATTGGACAAAATCCTTAAAAGTGAACGACTTCGCAAACTAAACATTAAAGAAAGGAACGATACAAACGATGCACTGCCAAATATAAAGGAAATGTTTTTTGCGAAGGTTCAATTTGAGGTTCAAAATAATGACTGGTGGAAAGAGGTTGACGGGATAAAACCCGTTAGCAACGACCAAAGATTAGAGAAGTGGATAGAGACAGGTTCAGTTCCTATTTCTCCTGCGATAAAGAATTGGCTGAGATATGATGATGGTAAAAATTTGTGGCAAGATATGGACACAAATAAAAAGGAAAGAAAAGAAAATTGGTTGTTTGGAACCACGGATAGGGTTTGTTCATCCTGTTATGAAAAAGTAAATCAAGATAGAAATAATCGGCGAAACTTTTGGTGCTCTAATTGCAGAAAATCTCTTAAAAAGGAAGAAACTTTTGAGAGAGTTGCTTCAAAAATCAATGTTTCATGCGCCTACAGAATTAACAACACAACATGGGAATTTAGAATCTGGGGCTGGATTCCTGAAGGTTTTCAGGGATTTAATAGAAACAATTTTTTGAATAATTTAAAACAAGCATTAGATGGGAATGGCACGAGAACCATCCCGTGGACAAGTCTTTTAGGAAAATTTACAAAAAATCATAAACTTAAAGTCTGGCGAGAATTTAACCCTCCAAATGAAAGCGTTATTAACAATTATCTGCAGAGTCTTTTAGAAGACAAAGGAGGCAGTTGA
- a CDS encoding CRISPR-associated protein — protein MSHDFYVDFRIQRKEDIDQLTSGSEKYKELTDVLSRIMALLSAFEKEEFRNYAKAGDRKKPSGLKSLIHSNGNYNDQLRYKLSEVKLLGIDLSIDISELPHGSWIIEFPIILKKPFISKDDVPLYIIENPVRKDKVFGVPFTSSMAWKGNLRWTMMKSHLEPVVNDPSKFAEIRYQHTLLFGTEKGMEEMAKGWTKYLDDLCPNAKEAYRSKLKERFGKDEAPSLTGMLYFYPTFWDRIDLEVINPHDRKTKTGKNPIYYEVVPEGAKGFFRLVYLPFYYLGEPLPELKNKVLKDLKDVIKGLEEMMLKYGFSAKKSSGYGVIENNWDKTESRLIIKEISDAHKFGNFDELKKVVDKIEGGTNE, from the coding sequence ATGAGCCACGATTTTTATGTGGATTTTCGAATTCAAAGAAAAGAGGATATAGATCAACTTACTTCAGGTTCCGAAAAATATAAAGAATTAACTGATGTTTTATCAAGAATAATGGCTTTATTGTCAGCTTTTGAGAAAGAGGAATTTAGAAATTATGCCAAGGCTGGGGATAGAAAAAAGCCATCAGGCTTAAAAAGCCTCATTCATTCAAACGGTAATTATAATGACCAGCTAAGATACAAGTTATCTGAGGTTAAACTTCTCGGTATAGATTTGTCAATAGACATTTCAGAACTTCCACACGGAAGCTGGATTATTGAATTTCCCATCATCTTGAAAAAACCATTTATATCTAAGGATGATGTGCCTCTTTATATCATTGAAAACCCAGTCAGAAAAGATAAGGTATTTGGCGTGCCGTTTACATCTTCAATGGCTTGGAAAGGGAACTTGAGATGGACAATGATGAAGTCTCATCTGGAGCCAGTAGTAAATGATCCATCAAAGTTCGCTGAGATACGCTATCAGCATACCCTTTTATTTGGAACAGAGAAAGGAATGGAAGAAATGGCAAAGGGCTGGACAAAATATCTTGATGATTTGTGCCCCAATGCAAAAGAGGCTTACAGAAGCAAATTAAAAGAACGGTTTGGTAAAGATGAAGCTCCTTCTCTTACTGGAATGCTCTATTTCTATCCTACATTCTGGGACAGAATAGATTTGGAAGTTATTAATCCACACGACAGAAAGACAAAAACAGGCAAAAATCCTATCTATTATGAAGTTGTGCCCGAAGGTGCAAAGGGATTTTTCAGACTCGTATACTTGCCATTTTACTATTTGGGAGAACCCCTTCCTGAACTGAAAAACAAGGTACTCAAAGACCTTAAAGATGTCATAAAGGGCTTGGAAGAGATGATGTTAAAATATGGTTTTTCAGCGAAGAAATCCTCTGGATATGGGGTAATTGAAAATAACTGGGATAAAACAGAAAGCAGATTGATTATAAAAGAAATATCGGACGCCCACAAGTTTGGGAATTTTGATGAATTGAAAAAAGTTGTTGACAAAATAGAGGGGGGGACAAATGAGTAG